In Treponema primitia ZAS-2, a genomic segment contains:
- a CDS encoding acyl-CoA dehydrogenase family protein — protein sequence MENFLNDNEDILFHLEHMDLDRIIRFKEEEFTQAQQYSYAPKDAADAKDSYKRVLSIIGEICGEFIAPNAPKVDEEGPVLDLATNQVTLNPATQKAMDMFAQADLLGFCVPRQYGGLNMPSTILCIAAEILSRADGSSLNFGLQQDIAGTINKFASEEQKKAVLPKLCSGEWDSSMILTEPDAGSDLQAVNLKAVQGEDGKWYLSGVKRFITNGCGTIGLVLARSEEKGKGARGLSFFLYKRDEKMIIRRLEHKLGIHGSPTCELQFNKAPSELVGERQRGLTKYTMWLMNNARLGIAAQAVGIAEAAYREADLYAAKRIQFDAPVRSLPPVFEMLTEMKVAVEAGRSLLYETARFVDLKEALEDYSEAHPDQKGDIVDDKKKYAKLAGFFTPMVKAYATEMANKVAYDAIQIHGGTGYMKEFNAERHYRDARITNIYEGTTQLQVVAAIGPVTSGIAQSILDEYDQADYPNAGELLAKVRASRKIFDETLVYVKAYKGEGHEQFLSYHSRRLVEMATDLVISYLLLRDGVHSERKLKVAAIFIAKMPSRIEASRSFITGDDATLLQDYAAVIGQGAV from the coding sequence ATGGAAAACTTTTTAAACGATAACGAAGATATTTTATTTCACCTGGAACACATGGACCTGGACCGAATCATCCGCTTCAAGGAAGAGGAATTTACCCAGGCCCAGCAGTATTCCTACGCGCCCAAGGATGCGGCGGATGCAAAGGATTCCTACAAGCGGGTCCTTTCTATCATCGGGGAAATTTGCGGGGAGTTCATCGCCCCCAACGCCCCCAAGGTTGACGAGGAAGGGCCTGTCCTGGATTTGGCGACCAATCAGGTAACACTGAACCCCGCCACCCAAAAGGCTATGGATATGTTCGCCCAGGCTGACCTTCTGGGCTTCTGCGTGCCCCGGCAGTACGGGGGCCTCAATATGCCTTCAACGATACTGTGTATTGCCGCAGAAATACTTTCCCGGGCAGATGGATCGTCCCTCAACTTCGGTCTCCAGCAGGATATAGCCGGTACCATCAACAAGTTCGCCTCGGAAGAACAGAAAAAAGCTGTTTTGCCAAAACTCTGTTCCGGCGAATGGGACTCCTCAATGATACTAACTGAGCCCGATGCGGGGAGCGATCTCCAGGCGGTGAACCTCAAGGCAGTCCAGGGTGAAGACGGCAAGTGGTATCTCAGCGGGGTCAAACGCTTTATCACCAACGGCTGCGGGACCATAGGTTTAGTGCTGGCCCGGAGTGAAGAAAAGGGTAAAGGCGCCCGGGGGCTTTCCTTCTTTCTTTACAAACGGGACGAAAAAATGATCATCCGCCGGCTGGAACACAAGCTGGGCATCCACGGTTCCCCTACCTGCGAATTGCAGTTCAATAAAGCCCCCTCAGAATTAGTGGGGGAACGCCAGCGGGGGCTCACCAAGTACACCATGTGGCTCATGAATAACGCCCGGCTCGGCATTGCCGCCCAGGCGGTGGGCATAGCCGAAGCGGCCTACCGTGAAGCAGACCTCTACGCGGCCAAGCGCATACAGTTCGACGCGCCGGTACGGAGTCTGCCCCCGGTGTTCGAGATGCTCACGGAGATGAAAGTTGCTGTGGAAGCGGGCCGTTCCCTGCTCTACGAAACTGCCCGTTTCGTGGACCTTAAGGAAGCCCTGGAAGATTACTCCGAAGCCCACCCTGATCAGAAGGGCGACATTGTGGATGACAAAAAGAAGTATGCCAAGCTGGCGGGTTTCTTCACCCCCATGGTCAAAGCCTACGCCACGGAAATGGCGAACAAGGTTGCCTACGACGCCATCCAGATCCACGGCGGCACGGGCTACATGAAGGAATTCAACGCTGAACGGCATTACCGGGACGCCCGGATCACCAACATCTACGAAGGGACCACCCAGCTTCAGGTAGTGGCCGCCATAGGCCCGGTAACATCCGGCATAGCCCAATCCATCCTGGACGAGTACGATCAGGCGGACTATCCCAACGCAGGAGAGCTGTTGGCAAAGGTCCGCGCCTCCCGGAAGATCTTCGACGAAACCCTGGTCTATGTGAAAGCCTATAAGGGCGAAGGGCACGAGCAGTTTCTTAGCTACCATTCCCGCAGGCTTGTGGAAATGGCTACCGATCTGGTTATCAGCTACCTGCTCTTGCGGGACGGAGTCCACAGTGAGCGGAAGCTCAAGGTGGCAGCGATCTTCATCGCTAAGATGCCTTCCCGCATAGAGGCGAGCCGTAGTTTTATTACCGGGGATGATGCGACATTGCTGCAA
- a CDS encoding electron transfer flavoprotein subunit alpha/FixB family protein, with product MSNEQSVMVYIQQDSGKLAEVSLELVSKARDLADKLGVGVSAALFGEKVSQEVPLLASLGTDTVYLYEEPKLKHYTPVPYTKLMTQVIADYKPQIVLYGATTTGRDLAPRVASYLKVGLTADCTDLQIGDHSQGGTEYKNILYQIRPAFGGNIIATIVCPEKKPQMSTVREGVMRMNTPDSNRKANIVKVPGADLDFPSEIIDRVLEEKTVNLKGANIIVSGGFGVGTKENFRLIRELAETIGAEVGASRAAVDAGFVAKDHQVGQTGTTVRPKLYIACGISGAIQHRAGMDGSARIIAINTDPEAPIFSIAQYGIVGDLFEVIPRMIKAYKARV from the coding sequence ATGAGTAATGAACAAAGCGTAATGGTATATATCCAGCAGGACAGCGGAAAGTTGGCGGAGGTGAGCCTGGAACTGGTTTCCAAGGCCCGGGATCTGGCGGATAAATTAGGTGTCGGCGTCAGTGCGGCCCTCTTTGGGGAGAAGGTTTCCCAGGAGGTTCCCCTGTTGGCAAGCCTGGGGACAGATACGGTTTATCTCTATGAAGAGCCCAAGCTCAAACACTATACCCCGGTCCCCTACACCAAGCTGATGACCCAGGTCATCGCGGACTACAAGCCCCAGATAGTCCTCTACGGGGCCACCACCACCGGCCGAGACCTGGCGCCTCGGGTAGCATCTTATCTCAAGGTGGGGCTCACTGCAGACTGTACGGACCTCCAAATCGGGGACCACAGCCAGGGCGGCACGGAGTACAAGAACATTCTCTACCAGATTCGGCCCGCCTTTGGGGGCAACATTATTGCTACCATCGTGTGCCCGGAGAAGAAGCCCCAGATGTCCACGGTACGGGAAGGGGTGATGCGGATGAACACCCCGGATAGTAATAGAAAAGCAAACATCGTAAAGGTGCCAGGCGCCGATCTGGACTTCCCTTCGGAGATCATCGACCGGGTGTTGGAAGAGAAGACCGTCAACCTCAAGGGAGCGAACATTATTGTTTCAGGCGGGTTTGGGGTGGGTACTAAAGAAAATTTCAGGCTCATTCGGGAATTGGCGGAAACCATAGGCGCCGAAGTGGGGGCTTCCCGAGCGGCGGTGGATGCGGGCTTTGTCGCCAAGGACCACCAGGTGGGGCAGACCGGTACCACCGTGCGGCCCAAGCTCTACATAGCCTGCGGCATTTCCGGTGCCATCCAGCACCGGGCGGGCATGGACGGTTCGGCCCGGATCATCGCCATCAACACGGATCCGGAAGCGCCGATTTTCAGCATAGCCCAGTACGGTATAGTGGGGGACCTCTTTGAGGTGATACCCCGGATGATCAAGGCCTATAAGGCCCGGGTATAA
- a CDS encoding electron transfer flavoprotein subunit beta/FixA family protein: MGLNIIVLVKQVPDTQNITGQAMKEDGTVNRAALPAIFNPEDLYGLEAALLLKDQFPGTKVNVISMGPPAAAAVLKECLYRGADFAALVSDRGFAGADTLATSYALKCAIQKVGNYDLVLCGRQAIDGDTAQVGPQTAEKLGINQITCVSKVEKVDPGKKEIIALRSIEGGWEKVKAKLPVLVTFTDEGEAPRPSSAKRLMTHKNAAPAPDGSALALWDIPAIKADPNQCGLAGSPTKVKNINSVVLTAGEIKYIDPSELGITELVHGLIADHTLG; encoded by the coding sequence CAAAATATCACCGGCCAGGCCATGAAGGAAGACGGAACGGTTAACCGGGCTGCCCTGCCGGCGATTTTTAATCCCGAGGACCTGTACGGCCTTGAAGCGGCGCTGCTGCTCAAGGATCAGTTCCCGGGGACAAAGGTGAACGTGATCTCCATGGGCCCCCCGGCGGCGGCGGCGGTCCTCAAGGAATGTCTGTACCGGGGTGCGGATTTTGCCGCCCTGGTGTCGGACCGGGGTTTTGCCGGAGCGGATACCCTGGCCACTTCCTACGCCCTGAAATGTGCCATTCAGAAAGTCGGCAATTACGACCTGGTGCTCTGTGGTAGGCAGGCCATAGACGGGGATACCGCCCAGGTGGGCCCCCAGACCGCAGAAAAACTGGGTATCAATCAGATTACCTGCGTTTCAAAGGTAGAGAAAGTTGACCCGGGCAAGAAAGAAATTATTGCGCTGCGCTCCATTGAAGGTGGCTGGGAGAAGGTTAAGGCAAAGCTGCCGGTGTTGGTGACCTTTACCGATGAAGGTGAAGCGCCCCGGCCTTCTTCTGCCAAGCGGCTTATGACCCACAAGAATGCTGCTCCCGCACCGGATGGTTCAGCCCTGGCACTTTGGGATATTCCCGCCATCAAGGCTGACCCCAATCAGTGCGGCCTCGCCGGTTCCCCCACGAAAGTCAAGAACATCAATTCTGTGGTCCTGACTGCGGGAGAAATTAAGTACATCGATCCTAGCGAGCTGGGAATTACGGAGCTGGTCCACGGGCTTATCGCGGACCATACCCTGGGTTAA